In Pseudomonas sp. ADAK2, the genomic window GTCATTTCGACTGTTTCCCTTGGGAACGGGGCGCACTTTAATGGGAGAAGAGTTACGTGTCAACAAAGGATCTGAAAAAATTTCTGCTGTACTTACAGATACTTGCGGTACGAGCACGAGATACCACGGTTCTTCGGGGTCTACGGGGGTCAGTTTCTCCCCGACACCCTCGGCAAAAGCCGCGTGGCCACGGACGAAAACCGGGACGTCGGCGCCCAGCGTCAGGCCCAGCACGGCCAGTCGATCCTCATCCCAGCCCAGCTGCCACAGGTGATTGAGGCCGAGCAAGGTCGTCGCGGCATTTGAACTGCCGCCGCCAATGCCGCCACCCATGGGCAGTATTTTTTCGATCCAGATGTCGATGCCGAGCGCACAACCGGATTGCTCCTGAAGTTTTTTTGCCGCTCGAACAATCAGATTGCTGTCGTGAGGTACGCCGTCAAATTCAGTGTGCAAACGAATCACACCGTCATCGCGCACGGCGAAGGTGATTTCATCACCATAATCGAGAAACTGAAAAATCGTCTGCAACTCGTGGTAACCGTCTTCACGGCGACCCAGAATGTGCAGCATCAGATTGAGTTTGGCCGGCGAGGGCAGCGTCAAGCGCGGAGCCGTCATATTCACTGCCCCAGTTTGCGTGGCTGCCATTCCTTGATCACCAGCGTGACATCAAGGTCGGTGCCGTGCAGTTTGATCCGCTCGGGCAACCAATAGCCGCTTTTTTCGGCATAACTCAAGTATTCGACTTGCCAACCATCCTGTTCAAGATTGGCCAGGCGGCTGTCGGCGTCCAGAGTCAGGCGACTTTTGCTGTCCGGGGCCGGGAGCCCGCGAACCCACCAGGCCAGATTGGACACCGGCAGTTTCCAGCCCAGCTGTTCTTCGAGCAGTGCTTCTGGCGTCGTAGCGTCGTAGCGACCCTGATTGGCGACCTCCAGCGATACTTTGCCCGGGCGACCGGTCAAGCGAGCAGCGCCGCGACCCAGGGGGCCGGAGAGGCGGATGTCGTAGTAATCCTGTCGCTGCAGCCAGAACAACGTGCCGCTCCCCGAATCCTTGGGCGCGCGAATGCCGATCTTGCCGTTGATCTGCCAGCCGTCGAGGGCGGTCATCTGCTGTTTGTACACGTTCCATTGAGCCGGGTTGCCCTGGCCCTGGACTGACTCGCGAGCGCCGAAGCCCGCGCAACCGGCGAGCAGGGCGATGAAGCTGAAAACGATAACGTGGCGCAAAAACATAATCTTAAAGAGTCTCTGATCCGGTCAGGCGCTTGATGGTGCCGCGCAGGGTAGGGCTGTCGGGTTGGTCCTTGAGGAACTTGCCCCAGATTTGCTTGGCTTCCCGTTGTTTGCCGTTGGCCCACAGGACTTCGCCCAGGTGAGCGGCGACTTCCTGATCGGGGAAACGCTCCAGGGCCTGGCGCAGCAAGCGCTCGGCTTCATCGAGATTGCCCAGGCGGAAATTCACCCAGCCGAGGCTGTCGAGGACCGCCGGGTCTTCCGGATTGAGCTTGTGCGCGTGTTCGATCAGGGCCTTGGCTTCTTCATAACGGGTGGTGCGGTCGGACAGGGTATAGCCGAGGGCATTCAGCGCCATGGCATTGTCCGGGTCGCGCTTGATGATCAGGCGCAGGTCTTTTTCCATCTGCGCCAGGTCATTGCGTTTTTCCGCGAGCATGGCCCGGGTGTAGAGCAGGTTCAGATCGTCCGGGTATTGCAGCAAGGCTTTCTGCAGGACACCCCAGGCCTTGTCGCCCTGGTTGTTGGCCGACAGGGTCTCGGCTTCGATCAGGTACAACTGAATCGCGTAGTCAGGTTGGGCGTCGCGCTCGGCCACCAGTTTGCTCTGGGCCTCGGCGGTCTTGCCGTTGTTCATCAGGATATCGGCCTGGCGCAATTGCGCCGGCAGGTAATCGTTGCCGGGGCCGACCTGGGCGTATTCGATCAGTGCGCCTTGCGGGTCGTTGCGCTCTTCAGCGATCCGGCCGAGGTTCAGGTGCGCCGAGTCGACATGGCTTTCCCGGGCGATCAGGTCTTCCAGGTAACCCTTGGCCTCGTCCCAGGCCTTGGCTTCCAGGCACACCAGCGCCAACGAATAACGCAACTCGTCGTCTTCCGGGTACTGCTGAACCAGGCTGGAGAACTCGACCTTGGCATCATCCATGCGGTCCTGTTCGACCAGCATGCGGGCGTAAGTCAGGCGCAGGCGTTTGTCGTCCGGGTATTTCTTGATGCTTTTTTGCAGCAGCGGCAGGGCTTCATCGCCACGATTGAGCGTTTGCAGCAGGCGCGCGCGCAGCAGGATCGGAGCGATTTCGCCGGCGTCCGGCGGATTGTCTTCCAGCAGGGTCAGCGCGCCTTTCGAGTCGCCGTCCTGTTGCATCAGCAAAGCCTTGCCGAAAATCAGCTGGCTGTTCTTCGGATGACGCTGCAACAAACGGTCAAAACTTTTCATCAGGCCGTTGCGCGTGTCCTGATCGGTGTCAGCCGCAGACAGGGCGAGAAAGTCGAAATGCGTGTCGCCTTTGCCCAGCAGGACTTTTTCCATATAGACCATGGAGTCGTCATAACGCCCTGCGCGCGCCAGTTGCACGGCGGCGGCCCGTTGCGCTTCGAGGTCGTCCGGGGCGTTTCTCGCCCAGATCAGCGCGGTATCCAAGGCAGCCTGATCGGCGCCCAGGTATTCGGCGATGCGGAAGGCCCGCTCGGAGATGCCCGGATCCTGGGTGTTGATGGCCTGGGTCACGTAGTTGTCCAGCGCAATGTCGAAACGATTGCGTTGGCCAGCCAGTTCGGCACTCAACAGACTGAAGACGGTTTCTTCGCTGAAGGAACTGTAGACCTTGGGCTTTTCAGGGGCCGGAGTGCTGTCTTCAGTCGGCGGCGTGCCGTCCGACGAAACGGGCGCCATAGCCTGGCAGCCGCTGAGGAAGACAAAAGCGAGGAGCAACGCGGAAGATCTATTCATATAGGAGAAGGACGACTAACCTGCGGTCGGATCATCATGACACAAGCCTTCGGCCAAACATAACCGAGTCTCAATTGATGCCTTTATAGAGGCAAGTGATTGGGACAATAGTCAGCGGTAGTTGTTCTGTCTGTGTCGAAGTAGGACAATTGCCGGCTTCACGTCACCATCAGCGACCTTGAATGGCCTTTCTTGCACTCGGTATTAACCACAAGACTGCTTCAGTAGACGTCCGCGAGCGCGTGGCCTTTACCCCTGAGCAGTTGGTGGAGGCCTTGCAACAGCTCTGCCGACTCACCGACAGCCGCGAAGCTGCGATCCTTTCCACCTGCAATCGCAGTGAGCTTTATATAGAGCAGGACCACCTTTCGGCGGACATCATCCTGCGCTGGCTGGCCGATTATCATCATTTGAGCCTCGAAGAGCTGCGCGCGAGCGCTTATGTGCACGAAGATGATGCGGCAGTTCGTCACATGATGCGCGTCGCCTCCGGGCTCGATTCGCTGGTGTTGGGCGAACCGCAGATTCTCGGCCAGATGAAGTCGGCCTACGCCGTGGCGCGTGAGGCCGGCACCATCGGTCCGCTGCTGGGTCGGTTGTTCCAGGCGACGTTCAACGCGGCCAAGCAGGTGCGCACCGACACCGCCATCGGCGAAAACCCGGTGTCCGTGGCGTTTGCCGCCGTCAGCCTGGCCAAGCAGATTTTCAGTGACTTGCAACGCAGCCAGGCCTTGCTGATCGGCGCCGGCGAGACCATCACCCTGGTCGCCCGCCATCTGCATGAGTTGGGTGTAAAGCGTATCGTCGTCGCCAACCGCACCCTGGAGCGCGCGAGCATCCTCGCCGAACAGTTCGGCGCCCACGCGGTATTACTGTCGGACATCCCGGCCGAACTGGTGCGCAGCGACATCGTCATCAGCTCCACCGCCAGCCAATTGCCGATCCTCGGTAAAGGCGCGGTGGAAAGTGCCCTGAAGTTGCGCAAGCACAAACCTATCTTCATGGTCGACATCGCCGTCCCGCGGGACATCGAGCCTGAAGTCGGCGAGCTGGACGACGTCTACCTTTATAGCGTCGACGATCTCCACGAAGTGGTCGCCGAAAACCTCAAGAGTCGCCAAGGCGCTGCCCAGGCGGCGGAAGAGATGGTGGCGATCGGCGCCGACGATTTCATGGTGCGCCTGCGCGAACTGGCGGCGGTGGATGTGCTCAAGGCCTATCGTCAGCAAAGCGAACGCATGCGTGACGAAGAATTGCTCAAGGCTCAGCGTATGCTGGCCAACGGCAGCAGCGCCGAAGACGTGCTGGTGCAACTGGCGCGCGGCCTGACTAACAAATTGCTGCACGCCCCTAGCGTGCAGTTGAAAAAGTTGACTGCCGAAGGCCGCCTCGATGCGCTGGCCATGGCCCAGGAACTCTTTGCCCTCGGTGAGGGCTCGTCGGATAGCTCGGATAAAAAACCGCAATGAAAGCGTCACTGCTCAATAAGCTGGACATCCTCCAGGACCGTTTCGAGGAATTGACCGCTCTGCTTGGCGATGGCGAAGTCATTTCCGACCAGACCAAATTCCGCGCCTATTCCAAGGAATACGCGGAAGTCGAACCGATCGTTGAAACCTATAAACAGCTGCTCAAAGTGCAAGGCGACCTCGAAGGCGCCCAGGCACTGCTCAAGGACAGCGACCCGGACATGCGCGAAATGGCCGTGGAAGAAGTGCGCGAAGCCAAAGAGCAGCTGATCGAAATCGAAGGCCGGTTGCAACGCATGTTGCTGCCCAAGGATCCGAACGACGGACGCAACGTGTTCCTCGAAATCCGTGCCGGCACCGGCGGCGACGAGGCGGCGATTTTCTCTGGCGACCTGTTTCGCATGTATTCGCGTTACGCCGAGCGCCGTGGCTGGCGGGTGGAAATCCTCTCGGAGAACATCGGCGAGCACGGCGGCTTTAAAGAAGTCATCGCTCGGGTCGAAGGCGACAGTGTCTACGGCAAGCTGAAGTTCGAATCCGGCGCGCACCGTGTGCAACGGGTGCCGGCCACCGAATCCCAGGGCCGCATCCACACCTCGGCGTGCACGGTGGCCGTGTTGCCCGAGCCGGACGAGCAGGAAGCCATCGAGATCAACCCATCCGACTTGCGCGTCGACACCTACAAGTCCTCCGGGGCCGGCGGCCAGCACGTCAACAAGACCGACTCGGCGATCCGCATCACGCACTTGCCGACCGGTATTGTCGTCGAGTGCCAGGAAGAGCGTTCCCAGCACAAGAACCGCGCCCGGGCGATGTCCTGGCTGTCGGCCAAGCTCAATGACCAGCAGACCACTGCCGCGGCGAATGCCATCGCCAGCGAGCGTAAACTGCTGGTGGGTTCAGGTGATCGCTCCGAGCGCATCCGCACCTACAACTTTGCCCAGGGCCGGGTCACCGACCACCGGGTCAACCTGACGCTGTATTCCCTCGACGAAATCCTCGCCGGGGGCGTCGATGCCGTGATCGAGCCGTTGTTGGCCGAATACCAGGCCGACCAATTGGCGGCGATAGGTGAGTAAATGACGATCATTGCCAGTTTGTTGCGTGCTGCCGATCTACCCGACTCGCCGACGGCGCGCCTGGATGCCGAGTTGTTGCTGGCCGCTGCCTTGGGCAAGTCCCGCAGCTTCCTGCACACCTGGCCCGAGCGCATCGTGCCGAGCGAAGCGGCGTTGACCTTTGCCAGCTACCTGCAACGGCGTCGCGGTGGTGAGCCGGTGGCCTACATCCTCGGCCAGCAAGGTTTCTGGAAGCTTGACCTGGAAGTCGCACCGCACACGCTGATTCCGCGACCGGACACCGAGTTGCTGGTGGAAACCGCACTGGAATTGCTGCCTGCCACACCCGCCAAGGTCCTCGACCTCGGCACCGGCAGCGGCGCGATTGCGTTGGCCCTGGCCAGTGAGCGTCCGGCGTGGAAAGTCACCGCGGTGGACCGCGTGATCGAAGCCGTGGCATTGGCCGAACGCAATCGCCAGCGTCTGCACCTGAACAACGCCACTGTGCTGAGCAGCCATTGGTTCAGCGCCCTGGAAGGCCAGCGTTTTCAACTGATCATCAGCAACCCGCCGTACATCGCGTCCGCCGATCCGCATCTGGTGGAAGGTGATGTGCGTTTCGAGCCGGCCAGTGCCTTGGTCGCCGGTGTCGATGGGCTCGACGACCTGCGTTTGATCGTCGCCCAGGCGCCGGATTACCTTGAAGCCGGTGGCTGGTTGATGCTGGAACACGGTTACGATCAAGCCAACGCGGTGCGCGATTTGCTGCTGACCCGTGGTTTTGAACAAGTCCACAGTCGCACCGACCTGGGCGGTCACGAACGCATCAGCCTGGGGCGCCTGCCGTGCTGAATGATCAGGAATTGTTGCGCTACAGCCGACAGATTCTGTTGCAGCACGTCGACATCGACGGTCAATTGCGGCTCAAACAAAGCCGTGTACTGATCGTCGGCCTCGGCGGCCTCGGTTCGCCGGTGGCGCTGTACCTGGCGGCGGCCGGTGTGGGTGAGCTGCATCTGGCGGACTTCGACACGGTCGACCTGACCAACCTGCAACGCCAGATCATTCACGACACCGACAGCGTCGGCGTGAGCAAGGTCGATTCGGCGATTCGCCGTTTGAGCGCGATCAATCCCGAGATTCAACTGGTCGCCCATCGTGCGGCGCTGGACGAGGATTCCCTGGCTGCTGCGGTGGCCGCGGTGGATCTGGTGCTGGACTGCTCCGACAATTTCTCCACTCGTGAAGCGGTCAACGCCGCGTGTGTGGTGGCTGGCAAACCGCTGGTCAGCGGCGCGGCAATTCGCCTGGAAGGGCAGTTGTCGGTGTTTGACCCGCGTCGTCCGGAAAGCCCGTGCTACCACTGTTTGTACGGGCACGGCAGCGAAGCCGAACTGACGTGCAGCGAAGCCGGGGTGATCGGCCCGCTGGTGGGCCTGGTCGGCAGCCTGCAAGCCCTCGAAGCCCTGAAGTTGCTGGCCGGTTTCGGCGAGCCGCTGGTGGGGCGCTTGCTGTTGATCGATGCCTTGGGCACGCGCTTCCGTGAATTGCGGGTCAAGCGTGATCCGGGTTGCAGCGTCTGTGGTACTGCTCGTGCGTGAGGCGCCGATCGGCGTGTTCGACTCCGGCGTCGGTGGGCTCTCGGTGCTGGCCGAGATCCAGCGTCTGCTGCCCAACGAGTCGCTGATGTACGTCGCCGATTGCGGGAATATCCCCTACGGCGAGAAAACCCCGGAATTCATCCAGCAACGTTGCAGTGTCATCGCCGATTTTTTCCAGCAGCAGGGCGCCAAAGCCCTGGTCCTGGCGTGCAACACCGCCACCGTCGCCGGCGTGGCCAATCTGCGCCGCGATTATCCCGAATGGCCCATCGTCGGCATGGAGCCGGCGGTCAAACCGGCCGCCGCTGCTACGCGCAGTGGCGTCGTCGGCGTCCTCGCCACCACCGGCACCTTGCAGAGCGCCAAGTTCGCCGCGTTGCTCGACCGCTTTGCCACGGATGTGCGGGTGATCACCCAGCCTTGTCCCGGGCTGGTGGAGCTGATTGAAAGCGGCGATCTGCACAGCGCGACCCTGCGCCAGCTGCTCCACGGCTATGTCGCGCCGCTGCTGGCCGCAGGTGCCGATACGATAATCCTCGGCTGCACGCATTACCCCTTTCTAAAGCCGTTGCTTAGGCAGATGATCCCAGAGGATATCAGCCTGATCGACACGGGCGCCGCGGTGGCGCGACAACTGCAACGTCTGTTGGCCGAGCGTGAATTGCTCGCCCATGGACCTGTTCGCGCCGCGCAATTCTGGACGAGTGCCGATCCGGAACATTTCAGAAATATCCTGCCGGTATTGTGGAATTCGGCTGGCATTGTGCAAAGCTTCAAGTACTAGAAAAAAAGCCGGGGCAAGCGAGTAATTGGGGTGAACTTCTGATTAAACGTCGACTTCTATAGCTCTGTCTGTGAGCAGCAAAAAAGAAACCACATGAAATCGTTCGGAAAAGGATGTTTCTAATGAAGCGACTATTCTGTTTGGCCGCGATTGCGGCCGCATTGATGGGGCAAAGTTTGACCGCACAGGCGGCTGGCGTGGAGTTCGGGGTCGGTCAGACCAGCGATTCGACCATGACCTACCGGTTGGGCATGCAATTCGATTGGGACAAGAGCTGGCTGCAAAGTGACGTCGGTCGATTGACCGGTTACTGGAGTGGCGCCTACACCTATTGGGAAGGCGACAAGACCTCGAGTAATAACAGCCTGTCGTTCTCGCCGGTGTTTGTTTACGAGTTTGCCGGCCAGACCGTCAAACCTTACATAGAGGCGGGGATTGGTGTGGCGCTGTTTTCCCATACCGAACTTGAAGACAACAAACTGGGCAGCGCTTTTCAATTCGAAGACCGCTTCGGGTTTGGTCTGCGCTTTGCCGGCGGGCATGAAGTCGGGATTCGTGCGACGCACTATTCCAATGCCGGTTTGAGCAGTGACAACGACGGCGTGGAAAGCTACGCGCTGCATTACACGATGCCGTTGTAACGTCAAAAGCTTCGCGGGCAAGCCTTGCTCCTACAGGATTGGTGTCGATCATGAAAACGACGAAATCCTGTAGGAGCGGGGCTTGCCCGCGATGGCGTCAATACAGTTTTACCGGTAAACCGACACAATCCCCTGCCGCTCTTCGATGCATTCCGGCGAGCCCGTCTCGAACTCCCGACAAATCAGCGGACGCTTTTCGTAGATGGTGCACATCATCGTGTTGCGATCCAGCGCCGCGCACCAGCCGTCATCCAGACGCAACATGACTTCCCCGCCCCAGTCATCGGTATCGATGAATCGTTCGGGCACGCCCGTTTCGGTGATCAGCATGACTTCGAGCTGGCAGCAGCAGGCCGAGCAGGTCGAGCAAGTGACCGCCGGATCGGCGATTTGCGTGTGGGGTATGGTTTTCATGGGGCGCAGTGTAAGGCAGTGGGCCGTTGCTGTGTGAAAGGCCTGACGGACGCTCAGTCGTGGTGTTCCGCCGCCAGTCGCTGGGCCATGAAGTGCAGCGTAGGAAACAGCAGCGCCCAGAGCAGTCCGATGCCCAGCAACGTGGGCAGTTGGCCGTAGGGAAAATGCACCCCGGCCAGTCGGCTGCCGGCGTAATACGACAGCGGTCCGCCGACCGCGCCCAACAGGCTGGCCAACCACCAGGGGTTGGCGCTCCACATCAGGCAGTGACGCAAGGTGGTCGCCAGTAGCGCCCACAACAGCATCAGCCACAGCGGAATCAACGGTGCGACGTCGGTGAAATCGAACACGCCCAGCCAGCGCAATGAACTGTCTACCGTGGTGCCCAGCAACACCACGCTGAGGATCAGCCGACCTTCATCGGCCCAACGACTTATCCACAGCAGATGAATCACCAGCGCCGCCAACGCCACCAACAGCCACAGACTGTTGCCGCCCACCACGCAGGCGAACCAGCCGAGTTGAAACAGCGTAGCGTTGGCCAGGCGTTCAAGCATCGAATCGGCCGAGCAGGGGCGCCGGCATCGCCGCCGGCTTGGCGAGCAGCAATTGCGCGGTGCCGATGGTGCGTTCCAGAAAGCCGCCCTCGCAGTAGCACAGGTAAAACTCCCACAACCGCAGGAATGAATCGTCGTAGCCCAATTCGCTCAAGCGACCGTGGGCGCGGCGAAAATTCTCATGCCACAGGCGCAGGGTCCGGGCGTAGTGCAGGCCGAAATCCTCCATGTGCAGCAGGTTCATGTCAGTGTCGCGGCTGACGATCTCCAGCATTTTCTGCACACAGGGCAAGGCACCGCCGGGGAAGATGTAGCGCTGGATAAAGTCGACACTGGTCTTGGCCTGTTCGTAGCGCTGTTCGCGGATGGTGATTGCCTGCAACAGCATCAAGCCGTTGCTTTTGAGCAGGTGTGCGCATTGCTTGAAATAGGTCGGCAGGAAGCGATGGCCGACCGCTTCGATCATCTCGATGGAAACCAGTTTGTCGTACTGACCGGTGAGGTCGCGGTAATCCGACAGCAGCAACGTCACCTGATCTTGCAAACCCAGGGCTTCGATCCGTTGTGCAGTGAAGGCGTACTGCTCTTTTGAGAGCGTGGTGGTGGTGACTTTGCAGCCGTAATGTTGCGCGGCGTAGAGCGCCATGCTGCCCCAACCGGTGCCGATTTCCAGCAGGTGATCGCTTGGTTTGAGGTCGAGTTTCTGGCAAATCCGTTCGAGTTTGTTCAGCTGCGCCTGTTCCAGGGTGTCGTCGGGGCTGAGAAATTGCGCCGCCGAATACATCATCGTCGGGTCGAGAAACTGTTCGAACAGGTCATTGCCCAGGTCGTAATGAGCCGCGATATTCTTCTGCGAGCCCTTGCGCGTATTGCGATTGAGCCAGTGCAGGCCCTGCACGAACGGCCGGCCGAGTTTGGCCATTCCACCTTCCAGTGCATCCAGCACTTCAAGGTTGCTGACGAACACCCGGACCACTGCCGTCAGGTCTGGCGAGGTCCAATAGCCGTGGATGAATGCTTCGCCGGCACCAATCGAACCGTTGCTCGCCACCAGCCCCCAGACCGCCGCATCAAGGACATGAATCTCACCCAGTAGATGGCCGCCGGCCGTGCCGAAGACCTGCCGTTCGCCATCCTCGATTACCACCAATTGCCCGTGTTTGAGGTGCGTCAGTTGCCGCAAGACGCCGCGGCGCAGCAGCGAGCCGGACCAGCCGTTGGTGCTGAGCAGGTTGGCTTTGGCCGTAACGCTAGAGGATTTCATGGCGGCGATCCTGAGGGACATCGATGGCGGTCTGGAAGCTGCCATCGGCAGCCTGATGAGCAAAAATGGGTGTGCGCTTGAGCAGCAGTCGCACGGCCTGCCAATAGATCGCCAGGCAGGTTTTTGCGGTCATCCAGGGGAAGCGTCGCAAGTAACGGTGCAGGCTGTGGCGGTCCAGCGATTCACGTTGCAGGTTGAGCGTGGCGTCGAACAGTTTCAGTTCGCCTTGCCAGTCCGCCATGTGCACGCCCAGCTTGTGCGCGGCGGGGCTGAAGCTCATGCGGTATTCCAGGTCCCGCGGCAGAAACGGCGACACGTGAAACGCCTTGGCCACGGCGAAATGCTGATGTTGGCCTTGCCGCGCCTCGGCCGATTTGGCCGGCAACACGTAGTGATAACGCTCGCGCCACGGGGTGTTGGTAACTTCGCAGAGAATCGCCGCCAGTTGGCCATCGGCTTCGTGGCAATAGAAAAAACTCACCGGGTTGAACGCCAGGCCCCAACTGCGGGCCTGGGTCAGCAGGCAGATCGAGCCTTGGGGCTCATGGCCGATCACCTGGCTGACCTGCTGGCGCACCGCGTCGATTAAACGCAGGCCGGTGCCGGTGAAGGCTTTCAGGTAGTCGCTTTCGCGAAACGAAAAGGGTGCGAAGCGGCTGTTGCCCGACAACGGTGACAAACCGAGCACGGCTTGCTGTTCGTCGAGGTCCAGGTACAGCAGGCCGATCCGGTAGCGGAATTCATGGGCTCTCGGAGCAAACCGCCGATGGGCGATCCAGCCGCTGTAGAGGGCGCTGTTCACAAGGCTTCACCCAGCGACCGGGCAACGCGCAAGGCACTGACCACCCCGTCTTCGTGAAAGCCGTTGGCCCAGTAGGCGCCGCAATAATACGTGTGCTGCGCACCGTTCAGCTCTTCCCAGCGTTCCTGGGCGGCAACGGCTTTGAGGCTGAATTGCGGATGGGCATAGGTGTATTTGGCGAGCACCTTGAACGGGCTGATGCCGGCGCTCTGGTTGAGGCTGACGCAGAACGTGGTCTCGCTCTGGATGCCTTGCAGAATATTCATGTCGTAGGTGACGGTGGCCCGCGTGTGCCCGGCGCTTCCGAGTCGATAATTCCAACTGGCCCAGGCGAGTTTTTGCTTGGGCAGCAGGCGAGTGTCGGTGTGCAGCACAACTTCGTTGTCGGCGTAGGGCAGGGCGCCGAGGATCGACTGTTCGGCAGCGCTGGGATCGGCCAACAGCTTCAAGGCCTGATCGCTGTGGCAGGCGAACACCACTTTGTCGAAGCGCTCGCTGCCGGCCGGGCTGTGGATAACCACACCGTTGGCCTCGCGTTCGACGCGGGTCACTGGGCATTGGAGGCGAATCTTCTCTTTAAAGGAAGCGGTCAGCGGCGCGATGTAGGCGCTGGAACCCCCCTCGATCACACACCACTGCGGACGATTGCCGACGGACAACAACCCGTGATGCTTGAAAAACCGCACGAAGAACTGCAACGGGAAACCGAGCATGTCGGCCATGGACATCGACCAGATCGCCGCGCCCATCGGCACGATGTAATGCAGGATAAAGCGCTCGCCGTAGCCCCCGGCCTTCAGGTACTGATCGAGGGTGGTGTCGGCGGCGATCCGTTGTTCTTC contains:
- a CDS encoding NAD(P)/FAD-dependent oxidoreductase, which translates into the protein MNIAIIGSGISGLTSAYLLNRSHEITLFEAGDWIGGHTHTIEVTVDGQRYAVDTGFIVFNDWTYPNFIRLLEQLGVGFKPTEMSFSVTDPDSGLEYNGNNFNSLFAQRRNLLSPGFWSMLRDILRFNKEALRDLEEQRIAADTTLDQYLKAGGYGERFILHYIVPMGAAIWSMSMADMLGFPLQFFVRFFKHHGLLSVGNRPQWCVIEGGSSAYIAPLTASFKEKIRLQCPVTRVEREANGVVIHSPAGSERFDKVVFACHSDQALKLLADPSAAEQSILGALPYADNEVVLHTDTRLLPKQKLAWASWNYRLGSAGHTRATVTYDMNILQGIQSETTFCVSLNQSAGISPFKVLAKYTYAHPQFSLKAVAAQERWEELNGAQHTYYCGAYWANGFHEDGVVSALRVARSLGEAL
- a CDS encoding DUF1365 domain-containing protein, with the protein product MNSALYSGWIAHRRFAPRAHEFRYRIGLLYLDLDEQQAVLGLSPLSGNSRFAPFSFRESDYLKAFTGTGLRLIDAVRQQVSQVIGHEPQGSICLLTQARSWGLAFNPVSFFYCHEADGQLAAILCEVTNTPWRERYHYVLPAKSAEARQGQHQHFAVAKAFHVSPFLPRDLEYRMSFSPAAHKLGVHMADWQGELKLFDATLNLQRESLDRHSLHRYLRRFPWMTAKTCLAIYWQAVRLLLKRTPIFAHQAADGSFQTAIDVPQDRRHEIL
- a CDS encoding SAM-dependent methyltransferase, producing MKSSSVTAKANLLSTNGWSGSLLRRGVLRQLTHLKHGQLVVIEDGERQVFGTAGGHLLGEIHVLDAAVWGLVASNGSIGAGEAFIHGYWTSPDLTAVVRVFVSNLEVLDALEGGMAKLGRPFVQGLHWLNRNTRKGSQKNIAAHYDLGNDLFEQFLDPTMMYSAAQFLSPDDTLEQAQLNKLERICQKLDLKPSDHLLEIGTGWGSMALYAAQHYGCKVTTTTLSKEQYAFTAQRIEALGLQDQVTLLLSDYRDLTGQYDKLVSIEMIEAVGHRFLPTYFKQCAHLLKSNGLMLLQAITIREQRYEQAKTSVDFIQRYIFPGGALPCVQKMLEIVSRDTDMNLLHMEDFGLHYARTLRLWHENFRRAHGRLSELGYDDSFLRLWEFYLCYCEGGFLERTIGTAQLLLAKPAAMPAPLLGRFDA
- a CDS encoding DUF2878 domain-containing protein produces the protein MLERLANATLFQLGWFACVVGGNSLWLLVALAALVIHLLWISRWADEGRLILSVVLLGTTVDSSLRWLGVFDFTDVAPLIPLWLMLLWALLATTLRHCLMWSANPWWLASLLGAVGGPLSYYAGSRLAGVHFPYGQLPTLLGIGLLWALLFPTLHFMAQRLAAEHHD